Proteins co-encoded in one Malus sylvestris chromosome 9, drMalSylv7.2, whole genome shotgun sequence genomic window:
- the LOC126583386 gene encoding diacylglycerol kinase 5-like isoform X2, which yields MFMVRGSHLLNSLFRPKMANSNYGEEFLKDFRIPKYVLVPESKSENVADVPQCPVLVFINSKSGGQLGGDLLVSYRSLLNESQVYDLGQEAPDKVLCRIYANLEKLKRNGDKFATKIQEKLRIIVAGGDGTAGWLLGVVSDLKLSHSPPIATVPLGTGNNLPFAFGWGKKNPGTDPQSVKQFLDQVKRAKEMKIDSWHILMRMRKPKEGPCDPIAPLDLPHSLHAFGRVSDSNELNMEGRHTFRGGFWNYFSMGMDAQVSYAFHTERKQHPEKFKNQLTNQTTYAKITHSQGWFSSPCSQSASRDIAQFAKVKVMKNHGQWEDLQIPPSIKSIVILNLPSFSGGFNPWGVPIRKRRNGGFTPAYVDDGLIEVVGFRDAWHGLVLLAKGHGTRLAQAHRIRFEFQKGAIDHTYMRIDGEPWKQPLPVDDETVMVEISHLRQVNILARHGCRSKSVYNPESPSSQGNEEEDWDDEETHESALYRKFGAADTFKLPEEIDISHLS from the exons ATGTTCATGGTTAGAGGCTCACATCTCCTCAACTCACTAT TTAGACCCAAAATGGCAAATTCTAACTATGGGGAGGAATTCTTGAAGGATTTCAGAATTCCCAAGTATGTACTAGTGCCTGAATCAAAGAGTGAAAATGTTGCTGATGTACCGCAATGTCCGGTTTTAGTGTTTATCAACTCCAAAAGTGGTGGCCAGCTTGGTGGGGATCTTCTTGTATCATACCGTTCCCTTCTAAATGAAAGTCAG GTTTATGATTTGGGGCAAGAGGCTCCGGATAAGGTTCTTTGCCGAATCTATGCCAATCTTGAAAAACTCAAGCGCAATGGGGATAAATTCGCTACAAAAATTCAAGAGAAATTGAGAATCATT GTTGCAGGTGGCGATGGAACAGCTGGTTGGCTTCTTGGAGTTGTTTCTGATCTCAAGTTATCTCATTCGCCACCAATAGCGACAGTACCACTAGGAACAGGAAACAATCTTCCTTTTGCATTTGGATGG GGGAAGAAGAATCCTGGGACAGATCCTCAATCTGTGAAGCAGTTTTTGGACCAAGTAAAGAGAGCCAAGGAAATGAAAATAGACAG CTGGCACATTCTCATGAGGATGAGGAAGCCAAAAGAAGGTCCGTGTGATCCCATTGCGCCTCTTGACCTACCTCATTCGTTGCATGCATTTGGCCGTGTCTCTGATTCAAATGAGCTGAACATG GAAGGCCGCCATACCTTTCGTGGGGGATTTTGGAACTACTTCAGTATGG GAATGGATGCTCAAGTATCATATGCATTTCATACTGAGCGAAAGCAGCATCCcgaaaagttcaaaaatcaGTTAACTAATCAG ACTACTTATGCAAAGATTACCCATTCACAAGGCTGGTTTTCTTCTCCTTGTTCTCAATCTGCTTCACG GGACATAGCGCAATTTGCAAAGGTGAAGGTCATGAAAAACCATGGCCAATGGGAAGATCTACAAATTCCTCCAAG TATCAAGTCAATCGTGATCCTCAATTTGCCTAGCTTTTCTGGTGGTTTTAATCCTTGGGGAGTCCCGATTAGGAAGAGGCGTAAT GGAGGTTTTACTCCAGCATATGTAGACGATGGTctcattgaagttgttggctTTCGAGATGCATGGCATGGGCTTGTTTTGCTTGCCAAGGGACATGGGACTCGTCTTGCCCAG GCCCACCGTATTCGCTTTGAGTTTCAAAAGGGTGCAATTGATCATACGTACATGAGGATCGATGGGGAACCCTGGAAGCAACCCCTCCCAGTTGACGATGAAACTGTCATGGTTGAAATCTCTCACCTTCGCCAGGTGAACATTCTTGCTCGACATGGCTGCAGGTCTAAAAGCGTTTATAATCCCGAGTCACCTAGCAGCCAGGGAAATGAGGAAGAGGATTGGGATGATGAAGAAACTCATGAATCAGCATTGTATAGGAAGTTTGGTGCAGCAGACACATTTAAGCTCCCCGAAGAGATTGATATTTCGCATCTCAGTTAA
- the LOC126583386 gene encoding diacylglycerol kinase 5-like isoform X3: MANSNYGEEFLKDFRIPKYVLVPESKSENVADVPQCPVLVFINSKSGGQLGGDLLVSYRSLLNESQVYDLGQEAPDKVLCRIYANLEKLKRNGDKFATKIQEKLRIIVAGGDGTAGWLLGVVSDLKLSHSPPIATVPLGTGNNLPFAFGWGKKNPGTDPQSVKQFLDQVKRAKEMKIDSWHILMRMRKPKEGPCDPIAPLDLPHSLHAFGRVSDSNELNMEGRHTFRGGFWNYFSMGMDAQVSYAFHTERKQHPEKFKNQLTNQTTYAKITHSQGWFSSPCSQSASRDIAQFAKVKVMKNHGQWEDLQIPPSIKSIVILNLPSFSGGFNPWGVPIRKRRNTLQGGFTPAYVDDGLIEVVGFRDAWHGLVLLAKGHGTRLAQAHRIRFEFQKGAIDHTYMRIDGEPWKQPLPVDDETVMVEISHLRQVNILARHGCRSKSVYNPESPSSQGNEEEDWDDEETHESALYRKFGAADTFKLPEEIDISHLS, translated from the exons ATGGCAAATTCTAACTATGGGGAGGAATTCTTGAAGGATTTCAGAATTCCCAAGTATGTACTAGTGCCTGAATCAAAGAGTGAAAATGTTGCTGATGTACCGCAATGTCCGGTTTTAGTGTTTATCAACTCCAAAAGTGGTGGCCAGCTTGGTGGGGATCTTCTTGTATCATACCGTTCCCTTCTAAATGAAAGTCAG GTTTATGATTTGGGGCAAGAGGCTCCGGATAAGGTTCTTTGCCGAATCTATGCCAATCTTGAAAAACTCAAGCGCAATGGGGATAAATTCGCTACAAAAATTCAAGAGAAATTGAGAATCATT GTTGCAGGTGGCGATGGAACAGCTGGTTGGCTTCTTGGAGTTGTTTCTGATCTCAAGTTATCTCATTCGCCACCAATAGCGACAGTACCACTAGGAACAGGAAACAATCTTCCTTTTGCATTTGGATGG GGGAAGAAGAATCCTGGGACAGATCCTCAATCTGTGAAGCAGTTTTTGGACCAAGTAAAGAGAGCCAAGGAAATGAAAATAGACAG CTGGCACATTCTCATGAGGATGAGGAAGCCAAAAGAAGGTCCGTGTGATCCCATTGCGCCTCTTGACCTACCTCATTCGTTGCATGCATTTGGCCGTGTCTCTGATTCAAATGAGCTGAACATG GAAGGCCGCCATACCTTTCGTGGGGGATTTTGGAACTACTTCAGTATGG GAATGGATGCTCAAGTATCATATGCATTTCATACTGAGCGAAAGCAGCATCCcgaaaagttcaaaaatcaGTTAACTAATCAG ACTACTTATGCAAAGATTACCCATTCACAAGGCTGGTTTTCTTCTCCTTGTTCTCAATCTGCTTCACG GGACATAGCGCAATTTGCAAAGGTGAAGGTCATGAAAAACCATGGCCAATGGGAAGATCTACAAATTCCTCCAAG TATCAAGTCAATCGTGATCCTCAATTTGCCTAGCTTTTCTGGTGGTTTTAATCCTTGGGGAGTCCCGATTAGGAAGAGGCGTAAT ACTTTACAGGGAGGTTTTACTCCAGCATATGTAGACGATGGTctcattgaagttgttggctTTCGAGATGCATGGCATGGGCTTGTTTTGCTTGCCAAGGGACATGGGACTCGTCTTGCCCAG GCCCACCGTATTCGCTTTGAGTTTCAAAAGGGTGCAATTGATCATACGTACATGAGGATCGATGGGGAACCCTGGAAGCAACCCCTCCCAGTTGACGATGAAACTGTCATGGTTGAAATCTCTCACCTTCGCCAGGTGAACATTCTTGCTCGACATGGCTGCAGGTCTAAAAGCGTTTATAATCCCGAGTCACCTAGCAGCCAGGGAAATGAGGAAGAGGATTGGGATGATGAAGAAACTCATGAATCAGCATTGTATAGGAAGTTTGGTGCAGCAGACACATTTAAGCTCCCCGAAGAGATTGATATTTCGCATCTCAGTTAA
- the LOC126583386 gene encoding diacylglycerol kinase 5-like isoform X1 has product MFMVRGSHLLNSLFRPKMANSNYGEEFLKDFRIPKYVLVPESKSENVADVPQCPVLVFINSKSGGQLGGDLLVSYRSLLNESQVYDLGQEAPDKVLCRIYANLEKLKRNGDKFATKIQEKLRIIVAGGDGTAGWLLGVVSDLKLSHSPPIATVPLGTGNNLPFAFGWGKKNPGTDPQSVKQFLDQVKRAKEMKIDSWHILMRMRKPKEGPCDPIAPLDLPHSLHAFGRVSDSNELNMEGRHTFRGGFWNYFSMGMDAQVSYAFHTERKQHPEKFKNQLTNQTTYAKITHSQGWFSSPCSQSASRDIAQFAKVKVMKNHGQWEDLQIPPSIKSIVILNLPSFSGGFNPWGVPIRKRRNTLQGGFTPAYVDDGLIEVVGFRDAWHGLVLLAKGHGTRLAQAHRIRFEFQKGAIDHTYMRIDGEPWKQPLPVDDETVMVEISHLRQVNILARHGCRSKSVYNPESPSSQGNEEEDWDDEETHESALYRKFGAADTFKLPEEIDISHLS; this is encoded by the exons ATGTTCATGGTTAGAGGCTCACATCTCCTCAACTCACTAT TTAGACCCAAAATGGCAAATTCTAACTATGGGGAGGAATTCTTGAAGGATTTCAGAATTCCCAAGTATGTACTAGTGCCTGAATCAAAGAGTGAAAATGTTGCTGATGTACCGCAATGTCCGGTTTTAGTGTTTATCAACTCCAAAAGTGGTGGCCAGCTTGGTGGGGATCTTCTTGTATCATACCGTTCCCTTCTAAATGAAAGTCAG GTTTATGATTTGGGGCAAGAGGCTCCGGATAAGGTTCTTTGCCGAATCTATGCCAATCTTGAAAAACTCAAGCGCAATGGGGATAAATTCGCTACAAAAATTCAAGAGAAATTGAGAATCATT GTTGCAGGTGGCGATGGAACAGCTGGTTGGCTTCTTGGAGTTGTTTCTGATCTCAAGTTATCTCATTCGCCACCAATAGCGACAGTACCACTAGGAACAGGAAACAATCTTCCTTTTGCATTTGGATGG GGGAAGAAGAATCCTGGGACAGATCCTCAATCTGTGAAGCAGTTTTTGGACCAAGTAAAGAGAGCCAAGGAAATGAAAATAGACAG CTGGCACATTCTCATGAGGATGAGGAAGCCAAAAGAAGGTCCGTGTGATCCCATTGCGCCTCTTGACCTACCTCATTCGTTGCATGCATTTGGCCGTGTCTCTGATTCAAATGAGCTGAACATG GAAGGCCGCCATACCTTTCGTGGGGGATTTTGGAACTACTTCAGTATGG GAATGGATGCTCAAGTATCATATGCATTTCATACTGAGCGAAAGCAGCATCCcgaaaagttcaaaaatcaGTTAACTAATCAG ACTACTTATGCAAAGATTACCCATTCACAAGGCTGGTTTTCTTCTCCTTGTTCTCAATCTGCTTCACG GGACATAGCGCAATTTGCAAAGGTGAAGGTCATGAAAAACCATGGCCAATGGGAAGATCTACAAATTCCTCCAAG TATCAAGTCAATCGTGATCCTCAATTTGCCTAGCTTTTCTGGTGGTTTTAATCCTTGGGGAGTCCCGATTAGGAAGAGGCGTAAT ACTTTACAGGGAGGTTTTACTCCAGCATATGTAGACGATGGTctcattgaagttgttggctTTCGAGATGCATGGCATGGGCTTGTTTTGCTTGCCAAGGGACATGGGACTCGTCTTGCCCAG GCCCACCGTATTCGCTTTGAGTTTCAAAAGGGTGCAATTGATCATACGTACATGAGGATCGATGGGGAACCCTGGAAGCAACCCCTCCCAGTTGACGATGAAACTGTCATGGTTGAAATCTCTCACCTTCGCCAGGTGAACATTCTTGCTCGACATGGCTGCAGGTCTAAAAGCGTTTATAATCCCGAGTCACCTAGCAGCCAGGGAAATGAGGAAGAGGATTGGGATGATGAAGAAACTCATGAATCAGCATTGTATAGGAAGTTTGGTGCAGCAGACACATTTAAGCTCCCCGAAGAGATTGATATTTCGCATCTCAGTTAA
- the LOC126583388 gene encoding coumaroyl-CoA:anthocyanidin 3-O-glucoside-6''-O-coumaroyltransferase 1-like: MASTLKVLEQCQVSPPKDSVPTTSLPLTFLDIPWLVLLQPVQRLYFYEFPHPSHHFTQTLLPSIKHTLSLTLQNFFPLSGNLTCPPPPSMPYIHYVANMSSVKFTITESAANFIHLIGNHPRHVQEFDHLVPHLPDFNNLDSNSSDTTTFLLPILALQATIFPNSGLCISIAYRHVVDGRTANHFMKCWASVYKSGGDLSCIHESPPIYDRDLIKTPKDYEPILFNQYIGLRSTWKNLDMAKSSSIFIDNFRTTFVLRRENIQSLKQLIMTQCKNCNEPTPMHLSKFVVTCGFVWVCLMKALHASETGVTSMKDDDLLRLGFAADIRSLFQNPVPITYFGNCLSACYVADKKREIMAECGIAKAVKALEAAIFELKNRDLEGLKRMVPFRGELVVAESSVAIAGSPKLGVYGTDFGWGRAKKVEVVHFVDSTVFSLAESRDEEDGIEVGLALPRTTMDAFTSLFEQGLKNFC, from the coding sequence ATGGCTTCCACACTTAAGGTCCTAGAGCAATGTCAGGTCTCTCCACCAAAAGATTCAGTTCCCACAACCTCTCTTCCCCTCACATTTTTGGACATACCTTGGCTTGTCTTGCTACAACCTGTCCAACGCCTCTACTTCTATGAATTCCCTCACCCATCTCACCATTTCACACAAACCCTCCTTCCATCAATCAaacacactctctccctcactctccAGAACTTCTTCCCGCTCTCTGGAAACCTCACTTGTCCCCCTCCTCCCTCCATGCCTTACATCCACTACGTCGCAAACATGTCTTCTGTCAAATTCACCATTACTGAGTCCGCTGCCAACTTCATCCATCTTATAGGCAATCACCCAAGACATGTCCAAGAGTTTGATCACCTTGTTCCCCATTTGCCGGATTTTAATAATTTGGACTCCAATTCAAGTGACACAACCACATTTCTACTTCCTATTCTTGCATTACAAGCAACAATTTTCCCAAACTCTGGCTTATGCATTTCCATAGCATATCGCCACGTTGTGGATGGACGAACTGCTAATCATTTCATGAAATGTTGGGCTTCTGTTTACAAGTCTGGAGGAGACTTATCTTGTATACATGAATCACCTCCTATCTATGACAGAGATTTGATCAAAACCCCAAAAGATTATGAGCCCATTTTATTCAATCAATACATCGGGTTGAGATCGACATGGAAAAATCTTGACATGGCCAAGTCTTCTTCCATTTTCATAGACAACTTTCGCACAACATTTGTACTAAGAAGAGAAAATATTCAAAGCCTGAAACAACTTATCATGACCCAATGCAAGAACTGTAATGAGCCAACCCCAATGCACTTGTCGAAATTTGTGGTCACATGTGGTTTTGTGTGGGTATGCTTGATGAAGGCCCTACATGCTAGTGAAACTGGGGTGACTTCAATGAAGGATGATGACCTCTTACGGTTAGGGTTTGCAGCCGATATACGAAGCCTCTTTCAGAATCCAGTGCCCATCACCTATTTCGGAAACTGCTTGTCAGCATGTTATGTGGCAGATAAAAAGAGAGAGATCATGGCGGAGTGTGGGATTGCTAAGGCGGTGAAGGCCTTGGAGGCTGCAATTTTTGAGCTGAAAAATCGAGATCTTGAAGGGTTAAAGAGGATGGTTCCATTTCGAGGGGAGTTGGTTGTAGCAGAAAGTAGTGTAGCAATTGCTGGATCGCCAAAGTTGGGAGTTTATGGGACTGATTTTGGATGGGGAAGAGCAAAGAAAGTGGAGGTCGTTCACTTTGTTGATTCAACCGTTTTTTCTCTTGCTGAGAGTAGAGATGAGGAGGATGGCATTGAGGTTGGTTTAGCTCTACCGAGGACTACAATGGATGCATTTACTTCTTTGTTTGAACAAGGTCTGAAAAATTTCTGCTAA
- the LOC126583390 gene encoding transcription factor MYB41-like: protein MGRAPCCDKNGLKKGPWTNEEDAMLVNYIQKHGPGNWRNLPKNAGLQRCGKSCRLRWTNYLRPDIKRGRFSFEEEETIIQLHSILGNKWSGIAARLPGRTDNEIKNYWNTHIRKRLLRMGIDPVTHAPRIDLLDLSSILSSYVCNNPAAALLNLSNLLNSTQQQQPLVNPELLRLATSLLSIKQENPELCPQNYSPLQNQICSSQEQNNQVLPPLQSNDQFQNLIQGGDFSADMAKHLMQQINVEGYSPNMNNLSCPLSQENIVPSNLSNDHHQTAVSQPNYVPCSTTSSSPNPDFPENSYFQSLNYNKNHDFSFDSVMSTPYSSPTLLNSSGTYINSSTEDEKESYCSSWLKFEIPESTLDISDIM, encoded by the exons ATGGGTAGAGCACCTTGCTGTGATAAAAATGGACTCAAGAAAGGTCCATGGacaaacgaagaagatgccatgCTCGTCAATTATATTCAGAAGCATGGACCTGGAAATTGGCGAAACCTTCCAAAGAATGCAG GACTGCAGAGATGCGGGAAGAGTTGCCGCCTTAGATGGACTAACTACCTGAGACCAGATATAAAGAGAGGAAGGTTCTCCTTTGAGGAAGAAGAGACTATAATCCAACTACACAGCATTCTTGGAAACAA ATGGTCAGGTATTGCAGCTCGCTTGCCAGGAAGGACGGACAATGAAATCAAGAACTACTGGAACACTCACATCCGAAAAAGGCTCCTCCGAATGGGAATCGATCCAGTGACTCATGCTCCACGCATCGATCTTCTTGATCTGTCCTCAATTCTCAGCTCATATGTGTGCAACAATCCAGCTGCTGCACTTCTCAATTTATCGAACTTGTTGAATAGTACACAGCAGCAGCAACCACTTGTTAATCCAGAACTGTTGAGGCTAGCAACAAGTCTGCTATCGATCAAACAAGAAAACCCGGAATTGTGTCCCCAAAATTATTCTCCCcttcaaaaccagatttgcagtTCTCAggaacaaaataatcaagttcTCCCACCTTTACAATCCAATGATCAGTTCCAAAATCTCATCCAAGGAGGAGACTTTTCTGCTGACATGGCAAAACATCTGATGCAACAGATCAATGTGGAAGGCTATTCGCCAAACATGAACAACTTGAGCTGCCCCCTTTCCCAAGAAAATATAGTCCCTTCGAATTTAAGCAACGATCATCATCAAACAGCTGTTTCCCAACCAAACTATGTGCCTTGCAGTACTACTTCTAGTAGCCCCAATCCTGATTTTCCGGAAAATTCATATTTCCAATCATTAAACTACAACAAGAACCATGATTTCAGCTTCGATTCTGTTATGTCAACGCCTTATTCAAGCCCGACTCTTTTGAATTCATCAGGCACATACATAAACAGCAGCACAGAGGATGAGAAGGAAAGCTACTGCAGCAGCTGGTTAAAGTTTGAAATCCCAGAGAGTACTTTGGACATTAGTGATATCATGTAG